ttgaCTCGTGGCCAAGCCTATGAGCCATCATTTGTGACTGACTCACTTTTATGAGTCATTCTACAATCCTGATTTTGATAACATTTTTTATACTAATTATGAGTGTGTATAATTTCGGGTCAACCTGATTGACATATCCAACCTAATTATAATGGATTGGATTGagttatattaaaaatgagTGGGTTTCGGGTCTAAAAAATCACAAGCCACTATGTACGGATTGGAATCAAAACTTAAAAGTAAACttaattttgagtttactTGACTGAACCGCCTAACTTGATGACAAAAAGTTTgtgttggattggattggccAAATATTGAGCGAGTCTTTTTTGGtgtaaaaaattataaaccgTTATATATTGGGTTGGGACTAAAATCAACCCAACCCACCTATGCCGACTCCTACTAATTTTTTAGGGAAAAATTTTGTTAGCTAGTGAATTTTGGTTTACAGTGGGAGATGTAAAAAGATCAAGTCAATAATCAGCTTGCGAAAAATCTAGTAAATTATTGATCATAtttctatacatatatagAATGGACTGTGAGAATTCAAGGCCCTACCAATCATGTTTATAATATCACCCTAGTTAAATTTGTGTTATAtacataattttcatttattattaaaGTAAAGGACTATAACccacaaatttaaaataataattcttactacatatgtattttattcttattttgttgttaCGTTGTTTACTAACTGTAGTAAGGGGTTATGAAAATTGAAGGCATTATGCATATTTCTATTTCTAAATATGTTAATaaacctttttgttttggtcagGTGAAAAAGTAATAATCAAATTACCATAAAAAGGACTTATCCTCAATTGGTGCGCTCGAAATTAGCACAAAACAGAGAGGCCCACAATCATCATCAGTGACAAATGAGAATGGCCTCACCTAGCCGGGCATCCAATATTTTGCCTCCCCTCAGAGGCCAACGAATGCGTTCCTCACCTTGGAGGCCTTCATATATcagttataacttataaggAATGAGGAATACGTAAACAGTATTTCCGATGCATgagtaaatatatttaattactataattataaattcCGTATTCTTATATTGAACTAATAATATAAGATATCCATGCTActacaaaattattttaggATGCATTTGGATGAAATAATTTAAACCAAAGTATTTGGATTTAGACAAGAAGATTAtattagtttaaaaaaaaaaaaaaaactgcagTTAATTCGAATATATCAATATAGCAAAGTAATTGATTGTATTTGAGTGTTTTTCCTCACGATTCACATGTAAGCAAGGTGGCTgtaattatttgatttgattttgtacTGTTTTTTCTTACTCATTTGTAACTTGTAACTTGTTGCCTGCTGTGACCTGTCGGTGGTGGGGTTTGCTTTTTGTATAAAGACCCTTTTTATCGTAAATGCCAAatgcaacttttttttaaataatctcAAACTCGAAAGCGTTTATATGTCGGCAGAAGACAACAACTGAGACTTTACTCAGCAAGATATTTGTTCTGTAGtatttttattgtaatttgcAAGCATTCTTCTGTAAAGTAACCATTCTTGtcttataattaaaatattttgctTAAATTCGTCCCGATTAAACAAGTTATTATGCTTTCAAATCAAGCGAAATTAACTTTTGATTAAGACTCTCACTGGTTTCTTCTTgcaaaattcatttttattttcgaTAGAGGAGTCTTTCTTCCTTTGAAGTTACAACTGCGTTTTTCCTAACATTTCTGCTGAGTTTAAGGCTTAAGGTAAGCATCGTGCCTTGGGGGACATATAATGGCATGAGGTCATGGTGCATATGGGGTCGGAAAATCTTAAGGTTTGGTTCAACACGAGAATGGGTATTCAAATTATGACGGTCATATTTTAAGAGATTTTAAATGTTAAACAGTTAATGTATTTTCTCTTCTCGGTAcattatatatgtgtttagTAGCTTTTTGGATATTGGTCCTTTGCCTCTCAtctcaagaagaagaaaaaaaaggaaggcaATGCACGTTTTAACCTTTGCATTGCATATCACCATATCTAATTTTGATATTCCCATattcaaatttataattaacaattttccaaaaaagCTAAGCGGTTGTTTGATAActatttcattttcactttttttgaaaactgaaaactgaaaacatcTTTTGTAACATATTtcgtttttagttttcaaaatcacccttattttttaaaacaatttgaaagtgttttgagttttaagttttcgttttcatttttttgagGTCCAAtttcattcattaattttaCATCAAGACATATGGAATGCATTCCAGTTATTAAAATTTGGTATTTGGGACCTCTCGATTTGAACCCAATCGCTCAATTCTTGTGTTTGGCCACGGACCCAATCCAAGCCTCGGGAACTCCATCTccaaaattcaccaaaaaatcATCCTATTTGCAAAAATTTCACTGAAAAATACTATGAACTCTTTGTAACATGCAATTACATTTTATGATATTAAATTCACAATTTGACccccaaaacttccacttcCAAGTTTcacataaaattgaaaattgaaatcagtTACTGAACAACTTTTGTTCAGTTCTCACTTtgtgaaaaatgaaatgagttaccaaacaagttttcagttttcagcttttgaaaaataaaaaatgaaaatcgaAAACCGAAAAcagaaatggttatcaaatgACCCTTTAAAAACTAACCCGTCTTGGGCTTGAAATAATTATTATGAGATCAAGGTGATCAGGGTCAACCTTGACATTTTGGAAGCCCAAACTGAATTACCAGAATGGGCCTGGCccgatatatatataatagaaattatttttgaattttcaaggAAAATTGTATTATAATATGCTGACTTTTATGTGAACAAGTTATTCGTCATAGTAACCCAACAAAAAGCATCCACATCTTTTTGCTTTGGCTcggagaaaaatgaaaattccaaaggttctctttttcttaatttttcctGAGAAAACAAAGTACAAGGATTGAAAGATTGGCACCAGACCGAACAAAACTTCTGCTGAAACAGAGGGAGAAATCAGAAACAGAGAGACCTAACTAAACTATATAAAGTTATAAACCAAGCTCAcagcaaaaacaagaaagaaaagaagaaagagctTTTAGCAAAAGTCGGTTTGTAGATAGAATTTGTAACTGTTTCCCCTGAGAGCCGTACTGAAACGAAAAGCACTAAAGCCCACGTTGTAGATTTTGCGGTAGTAGAAGTTGTGTGTGGTGTGTGTAGGTAGGAAGCGAGCCAGCCATGTCAGCCCTGGTGCTCAAAATGACCACAGCAGCCTCGTCTATATACCCCAAGAAGAAGCCCTACCACCAAAAGCTCTCCAATTGGGTTTGGGTCTCCCCACAACGCCCTACCtcttccaccaccaccactccctctccctcttccCCTCCAGCCCTAAATACCCCCATTCAGGCATTTACGCAAACACATAATAAATATGGGTGCAGGATAACCCCCTGCGCACCCCTAGCGCACCCCAACCACCCTCACCCTCCTCACATTCTTCTTCAAAACCTAGGGCCCAGATTTCATAAATGCCTCTCCGTCTCCTCtcgcagcagcagcagctctAGTGGGGGTTTCTCCGAGGACAAAGGAGAGTCTTCTGGGTCTGGGTCTGGCTCTGAGCCTGGCCCTGCCGCTGGTCTTATGGCCGATATGGGTTCGGACAATAAAGGCACTGATTGGTACGAGAGCCAATTGTACCAAAACCATGACGAATTGTTATCTCCTCTGAAACAGcgccaacaacaacaacaacagcattCTTCCTCCAAATTGCTCACCTTGCCCACCATTCTAACGCTCGGCCGCGTTGCCTCTGTGCCGATTCTCATTAGCAGTatgatttgcttttgttttcattggCAATTGTGTATCTAGCTGATTTTTTGATTACCCATGtgggttttatttgtttttcgtTTACATTGATGCCTATCGGAGCTCCAATAAAATTGGAGCAGTCATATTTTGGCAATTGGTTATGTTCATATATCTGGGTTTTGTCGGCATTCTAGGTTTCTGCAGATTTTGATTTGGATGCGTAATGCCCTTGCATTTTCATTTGGCTTacgtgggtttttttttcgcCTTCATTGTCCTAGCTTTCTACGTGGATAGTCGGTGGGGAACAACTGCTACAACAAGTATTTTCATTGCTGCAGCAATTACTGATTGGCTTGATGGGTACATTGCTCGAAAGGTTAACTTTTTTACTCTCTCTCGACTCTGAGAtcaattttcaattgattttgggaATTTTAATGCTTGAGGTTTTATTGGGGACAATTTTATTGACTTCTTAAGAATTTATTTGCATTTCAGATGAGGTTGGGATCTGCTTTTGGTGCTTTTTTGGATCCCGTAGCTGATAAGGTATTTGTCTTTCTTATCAAGTTCAAATTTAACACGTTCATTGTCAATTTCAGATTGTTtctgtttattattattctttatAACTGTTTTAGAGTTCTAAATTTGATTGTCATCCTGCTGAATGCAGCTCATGGTTGCAGCCACACTGGTTTTGTTGTGTTCCAGGCCTTTGGATGTTGCTATGTTTGGGCAAGTTCCATGGTTGCTGGTTGTTCCTTCAATTGCCATAATCGGTAGAGAGGTATTATATAATTCTACTTACCTTCTTTATTTCCTTAGTTATTGATTCATCGATTCAGGACTTGCGTTTCTTGCCCTTTTTTCTTGTGATGACTGaccaataaaatatttcactGGTATGTTAGTAATTGTCAAAATGGAAtttgattggatttttggcACCTAGGAAATCATAGTTAGTAGAAAATTTGCATTTGCCTGTATTTAACATGAAATTGTACATGCATGATGTTGCATGTAGAAAGTACGAGGGTATCTTCCTAAAGATGTGGGGTCCAGGGTATCATGTATTTGGACGGCATATTGAATTGGGGTTTGCAAATATCTTGTCATGATCTCTTCATCCATTTTTTGTGTATGAATGTGCATGTTGTTCTTGTGAGTTCCTGCTGATCAAGTTTTACTGTTTTAGGATCATGTTTGCTCAAATAAGCAATTATCAACTGCTCTATCTTGCCCCGTACTTGTGCAATCATTCTTGTTGTGTAGTTTTATTGATTCTATTGAATTGATAGTACTGTCTTAAAATCAGTTTGCATCTTATTTTTAGATAACCATGTCTGCAGTTAGAGAATGGGCTGCTTCTCAGAACAGTAAGCTTTTAGAGGTTTGGTTTCCTTCCCCATGCCACCTTGTCATTTTAGAACTTAAAAAGCTTTTTAGCTGTAACACATATCATAAACAAAGTAGTTATTAGAATGGTGAATATTCTCAGGCTGTTGCTGTAAATAACTTGGGAAAGTGGAAAACAGCCACACAGATGATCGCGCTAACTGTCCTCTTGGCCACCCGAGACAGCAGGTAAATTGTCTGTTTTGATTGGCTTTTGATCTTTTCTCTTTAGGTCAATACAGTTGAAAGATTTGGTAGTTTCTGACCCCTTTGCTTCCATCACCTACCATCCAACTTTTGCAGTCTTGGAAGACCAGAGGCTCTAGTAGCTTCGGGTGTTGCTTTGCTTTATATTTCAGCAGGGCTTGCTGTATGGTCTTTAGTTGTGTATATGAGCAAGATATGGAAAGTACTGCTGAAGTAGTGTGTGTGCTGTTGCTCTGTGTCTACGGATATACATACTTCTCAACTGAGCAATCATCTCAAATGCGAAGAAGTACTTGTTAGTGCTCTGTACATGAACCCCGTAATGAGCCATTGGAGCATCCTGCTGATAGTCGATGGAGGGGATAACCGCTATTGCTAAAGTTTCTGCAGTATTAAGTAAATTGCACTTTCATATTTTGGGCGGGGTAGTATCATTTTGTTTGATTGCTCCCCTCGGCGACTTTATATTCTCACAGCTGTCAGGTTCATCTGACTTTTCAGGATAATAGAGatgttgaaacaaaatttCCTCTTTACATCACATTTtggttattcaattttttgttctttgaaaaaaatatgtacaCTGATTTGGAAGATGCTGGTTCTTTGAAGCCGAGATGATGTTGGAGGATGTggcattaattaatttagttgCGGCTGCAGTTTGGCGCTGGAGATGGCTTATGTTTGTTGATTCTAGAAAgtgtaaacaaaaataatctACGGCTAAAGAAAGTAGCTTTCTGAGTTCCCCTTATATGCTTATGGCATTTACTTTGCAGAGAAacattttattgatttttgcAGGATATTGCAAGATTGATAATATTTCCCttataaaaagggaaaaaagcaCCGTTTATGCGTTGACCCACAACTTGTCCTTGAGGCTTTCTGAGTTAAGATGCTTTGGGAAATATTGAGAGATCTCGACTTGAGTGCTGAAACTAGCATGAACCATCCTTCTTGGTTACAGCCAAACACTTTACCAAAAGAAATATTGTGCAAAAACAAATGGAAGTAAACTGCTAGCAATTGATGTGCAAATATTGATAAGAATCAAAGCAAAGGTTATTTCTCTTGTAAAACAATCAGAAAGTCAAGTAAACCAAGGCCCTGATTACTTGGTAGCATGTGATGTCCTCTGCCTATATTCAAAGGATGTTCTGTTTTGTTCAAATTATTTATC
The Prunus dulcis chromosome 2, ALMONDv2, whole genome shotgun sequence DNA segment above includes these coding regions:
- the LOC117617040 gene encoding CDP-diacylglycerol--glycerol-3-phosphate 3-phosphatidyltransferase 2; amino-acid sequence: MSALVLKMTTAASSIYPKKKPYHQKLSNWVWVSPQRPTSSTTTTPSPSSPPALNTPIQAFTQTHNKYGCRITPCAPLAHPNHPHPPHILLQNLGPRFHKCLSVSSRSSSSSSGGFSEDKGESSGSGSGSEPGPAAGLMADMGSDNKGTDWYESQLYQNHDELLSPLKQRQQQQQQHSSSKLLTLPTILTLGRVASVPILISTFYVDSRWGTTATTSIFIAAAITDWLDGYIARKMRLGSAFGAFLDPVADKLMVAATLVLLCSRPLDVAMFGQVPWLLVVPSIAIIGREITMSAVREWAASQNSKLLEAVAVNNLGKWKTATQMIALTVLLATRDSSLGRPEALVASGVALLYISAGLAVWSLVVYMSKIWKVLLK